A single window of Gossypium arboreum isolate Shixiya-1 chromosome 13, ASM2569848v2, whole genome shotgun sequence DNA harbors:
- the LOC108485866 gene encoding protein SRC2 homolog has product MSFSGIQGHLLQVTVVGCTNLKNTEWISRQDPYVCLEYGSTQHRTSTCTDGGKMPIFQEKFTFSLIERLREINVVVWNSNTVTYDDFIGTGKVQLQRVLSYGYDDNPWPLQTKTGRYAGEARLIMRYEKAQNPVIPFAPSAPPYATSPYQFPPYSTLPQSYPTPSPYPAYPSYPSSMYPPPSTYPPPPAYPPPPLPSAYPPASPYYPPGPGFYPPPPY; this is encoded by the exons ATGTCGTTTTCGGGTATTCAAGGCCACCTTCTACAGGTCACTG TTGTCGGATGTACCAATTTGAAAAATACTGAATGGATTTCAAGACAAGATCCCTATGTTTGCCTTGAATATGGTAGCACCCAACACCGTACTAGTACCTGCACAG ATGGTGGCAAAATGCCAATATTCCAAGAGAAGTTTACCTTCTCGTTGATTGAAAGGCTGAGAGAGATAAATGTGGTGGTCTGGAACAGCAATACTGTAACGTACGATGATTTTATTGGCACTGGAAA GGTTCAATTGCAGAGGGTTCTTTCTTATGGTTATGATGATAATCCTTGGCCCCTTCAGACTAAAACTGGCAG ATATGCTGGAGAAGCGCGGCTCATAATGCGTTACGAAAAAGCCCAA AACCCGGTCATACCATTTGCTCCATCAGCGCCACCCTACGCAACCAGTCCTTATCAATTCCCTCCATACTCAACCCTTCCACAATCATATCCAACTCCATCACCATATCCCGCATATCCTTCATACCCGTCATCCATGTATCCTCCACCATCCACATATCCTCCACCTCCTGCATACCCTCCACCTCCCTTGCCTTCAGCGTATCCACCAGCCTCACCTTATTATCCCCCAG GTCCAGGCTTTTATCCGCCACCGCCGTACTAA
- the LOC108485797 gene encoding scopoletin glucosyltransferase-like gives MDSKPDPLHILFFPHLAHGHMIPTIDMARVFARQGVKATILTTHLNASFFSKVIERDRELGFEIDTVMIKFPSVEAGLPEGIENISSITSQEMGYKLFKAVSLLQQPLQQVLEDCHPNCLVADGMFPWATEVARKVGIPRLVFYGTSYLACCVLDSILRYEPLKNVTSDDQLFEVPGIPDKIMMTRLQQAAELRDSGTNTETTVVLHKLLEAEITSSGVIMNSFQELEPAYVRHYRKTLGRKTWHIGPLSLCNNDIEDKLERGNANAVSTHRVECLIWLDSKKPNSVLYICFGSVSWISPTQLNELAKGIEASGVDFIWVVRKTNKDEEEEEDKEEWLPKGFEERMKGKGLIIRGWAPQLLILDHEAIGGFMTHCGWNSILESITAGVPMVTWPLSNEQFSNEKLVTDIVRVGVGIGAQECSKWMESKKLLVTKENITSAISQLMVGEEANDMRNRASALKWMAKRAVEEGGSSHSDLKALLDGLRLNSI, from the coding sequence ATGGACTCAAAACCAGATCCCCTTCATATCTTGTTCTTTCCACACCTGGCTCATGGACATATGATCCCAACTATAGATATGGCTAGAGTTTTTGCAAGGCAAGGTGTGAAAGCCACCATTCTCACAACTCATCTTAATGCCTCTTTCTTCTCTAAAGTGATTGAAAGAGACAGAGAGTTGGGATTTGAGATTGATACTGTGATGATAAAATTCCCTTCCGTGGAGGCTGGCCTGCCTGAGGGGATTGAGAATATAAGTTCCATCACTTCACAAGAAATGGGTTATAAACTCTTCAAGGCTGTTAGCTTGCTTCAACAACCCCTTCAACAAGTACTCGAAGACTGCCACCCCAATTGCCTGGTTGCAGATGGAATGTTTCCATGGGCTACAGAAGTTGCAAGGAAGGTAGGGATACCAAGGTTAGTTTTTTATGGAACAAGCTACCTCGCCTGTTGTGTTTTAGATAGCATCCTGCGTTATGAGCCTTTGAAAAATGTTACATCAGATGATCAACTCTTTGAAGTTCCTGGAATTCCAGACAAGATCATGATGACAAGGCTGCAACAAGCAGCTGAGCTTAGAGACTCAGGAACCAACACTGAAACCACAGTTGTGTTGCATAAACTTTTAGAAGCTGAGATTACAAGCTCCGGGGTTATCATGAACAGTTTCCAAGAGCTTGAACCAGCTTATGTACGACACTACAGGAAAACTTTGGGGAGGAAAACATGGCACATAGGCCCTTTATCTCTCTGCAACAATGACATTGAGGATAAATTAGAGAGGGGAAATGCAAATGCTGTCTCTACCCATAGAGTTGAATGCTTAATATGGCTAGACTCAAAGAAACCCAACTCAGTTTTATACATATGTTTTGGAAGTGTATCCTGGATCTCACCTACTCAGCTTAATGAGCTTGCTAAGGGGATAGAAGCTTCTGGGGTGGATTTCATATGGGTTGTGAGAAAGACCAataaagatgaagaagaagaagaagataaagaAGAGTGGCTGCCAAAAGGATTTGAAGAAAGGATGAAAGGGAAAGGTTTGATTATAAGGGGATGGGCACCTCAACTGTTGATTCTTGATCATGAAGCTATAGGAGGCTTTATGACTCACTGTGGATGGAACTCAATACTGGAGAGTATCACCGCTGGAGTGCCAATGGTTACTTGGCCACTTAGTAATGAACAGTTCAGCAATGAAAAGCTAGTGACAGATATAGTAAGAGTAGGGGTTGGAATTGGAGCACAAGAATGCTCTAAATGGATGGAAAGCAAGAAATTGTTGGTGACAAAAGAAAATATAACCAGCGCAATATCTCAGCTGATGGTTGGTGAAGAAGCTAATGACATGAGGAACAGAGCCAGTGCATTGAAATGGATGGCAAAGAGAGCTGTTGAAGAAGGTGGATCATCTCACTCTGATTTGAAGGCTTTGTTAGATGGATTGAGATTGAACAGCATTTAG
- the LOC108484326 gene encoding cyclin-D3-1-like, whose translation MAIQQYEQQQQQPENHPSFLLDALYCEEEADAGEVLEEESSCVGCNNGGNPSFFPLLLLEQDLFWEDGELLSLFAKETEQQPSCFNVGTDESLAMARREAAEWMLKVNARFGFSTLTAVLSINYLDRFLSTFQFQRDNPWMIQLLAVTCLSLAAKVEETQVPLLLDLQVEETKYVFEAKTIQRMELLVLSTLKWKMHPITPLSFLDHIIRRLGLKTHLHWEFLKRCERLLLCVISDSRSIHYLPSVLATATMMHVIDQVELFNPIDYQNQLLSVLKISKEKVNDCYKLILDVSTRPQAQGNGGACKRKVEERVPSSPSGVIDAAFGSDSSNDSWGTVSLSPEQQPPFKKSRAQEQVMRLPSLNRVFVDIVGSPS comes from the exons ATGGCAATACAGCAATATGAACAGCAGCAACAACAACCAGAGAATCACCCTTCCTTCTTGCTAGATGCTCTCTACTGTGAGGAAGAAGCGGATGCAGGGGAAGTTTTAGAGGAAGAGAGTTCTTGTGTGGGCTGTAACAATGGcggaaacccttcatttttccCACTGTTGTTGTTAGAGCAGGATTTGTTTTGGGAAGACGGGGAGCTTCTTTCACTTTTTGCTAAAGAAACAGAGCAGCAGCCGTCTTGTTTCAATGTGGGAACCGATGAGTCCCTAGCAATGGCTCGCCGAGAGGCTGCCGAGTGGATGCTTAAAGTCAATGCTCGATTTGGATTCTCCACTCTCACGGCTGTACTTTCCATTAACTATTTGGACAGGTTCTTAAGTACCTTTCAGTTTCAAAGAGATAATCCTTGGATGATCCAACTTCTGGCTGTCACTTGTCTCTCTTTGGCTGCAAAAGTTGAAGAGACACAAGTGCCTCTGCTCCTAGACCTACAA GTGGAGGAGACAAAGTATGTTTTCGAGGCCAAAACTATCCAAAGAATGGAGCTTTTGGTGCTCTCCACACTGAAATGGAAGATGCATCCAATTACACCCCTTTCATTTCTAGATCACATCATAAGAAGACTGGGGTTGAAAACCCACCTCCATTGGGAGTTTCTTAAGCGATGTGAGCGTCTCCTCCTCTGTGTAATCTCTG ATTCAAGATCCATCCATTATCTTCCCTCTGTATTGGCTACTGCAACCATGATGCACGTCATAGACCAAGTTGAGCTTTTCAATCCCATTGACTACCAAAATCAGCTGCTGAGTGTTCTTAAAATTAGCAAG GAAAAAGTAAACGATTGTTACAAGCTCATCCTTGATGTATCAACAAGACCCCAGGCCCAAGGCAATGGTGGTGCATGTAAGAGGAAGGTGGAGGAGAGGGTTCCTAGCAGCCCTAGTGGAGTGATTGATGCTGCATTTGGCAGTGATAGCTCGAACGATTCGTGGGGCACGGTGTCCTTATCGCCTGAGCAGCAGCCACCTTTTAAGAAGAGCAGAGCCCAAGAGCAAGTAATGCGTTTGCCATCACTCAACCGAGTCTTTGTAGACATTGTTGGCAGCCCTTCTTAA